In a genomic window of Croceibacterium sp. TMG7-5b_MA50:
- a CDS encoding alginate export family protein encodes MLCLLLALWTGTAHAQGIEAWQPPTLTTVRYDEDWHRLADPQERTGRWTERFKYVPLDENATYLVTGLELRARNENYRANLWGGAQAPDDGFLWLRALPYADLHAGAVRAFVQPVAAYTIGVAPSASPIDRTGIDLLQGFADIRIGAGRTGDADALGLTIRAGRELLSLGNERLVGTRYGPNVPLAFDGVRAIVSLPGAVVSILDKRPVRQGLDDLDDRSDRRRRLSGLYATIPHGAGEIDLYWLRYRNSAATFADGAGRETRHSIGARLGGAAGDWHWDAEGVFQHGRLGTSRIRAWTGSVELGRRFPDASLSPDALVRVSVISGDRRAGDGRLGTFNALFPRGKYFGELSPIGPANLVTVTPRVTLVIAEPLTVALAATGYWRHAIADGIYAIPGNLIRAAGNSRVRSIGQELEASFSWQASPELEVSGAVSAFAAGAFLRATGPHRTVGLLALETNFRF; translated from the coding sequence ATGCTCTGCCTGCTGCTGGCGTTGTGGACCGGCACGGCGCATGCGCAGGGGATCGAGGCGTGGCAGCCGCCGACGCTGACGACCGTCCGTTATGACGAGGATTGGCACCGGCTGGCCGACCCGCAGGAGCGGACCGGACGCTGGACGGAACGGTTCAAATATGTGCCGCTGGACGAGAACGCGACCTATCTGGTCACCGGACTGGAACTGCGCGCCCGGAACGAGAACTATCGCGCAAACCTGTGGGGCGGTGCCCAGGCGCCGGACGATGGGTTCCTGTGGCTGCGCGCGCTGCCCTATGCCGATCTGCATGCCGGCGCCGTTCGCGCCTTCGTGCAGCCGGTCGCCGCCTATACCATCGGGGTCGCACCATCCGCATCCCCGATCGATCGCACCGGCATCGACCTGTTGCAGGGGTTCGCCGACATCAGGATTGGTGCGGGGCGCACGGGCGATGCCGATGCTCTCGGCCTGACGATCCGTGCCGGACGCGAGCTGCTGTCCCTGGGCAACGAACGCCTGGTCGGCACCCGCTACGGCCCCAACGTACCGCTGGCCTTTGATGGCGTGCGCGCGATCGTCTCGCTGCCCGGCGCGGTGGTCAGCATCCTCGACAAGCGACCCGTGCGGCAGGGCTTGGATGACCTGGACGACCGGTCCGACCGCAGGCGCCGCCTTTCGGGCCTCTACGCGACGATTCCCCATGGCGCGGGCGAAATCGACCTTTACTGGCTCCGCTACCGCAACAGTGCGGCGACCTTCGCAGATGGCGCCGGGCGGGAGACGCGCCACAGCATCGGCGCGCGGCTGGGCGGTGCTGCCGGCGACTGGCACTGGGATGCCGAAGGCGTGTTCCAGCATGGCCGGCTCGGCACGTCGCGCATCCGCGCCTGGACTGGATCGGTCGAGCTGGGCCGCCGCTTCCCGGATGCTTCTCTCTCGCCCGATGCGCTGGTGCGGGTCAGCGTGATCAGCGGTGACCGGCGCGCGGGCGACGGGCGGCTCGGCACCTTCAATGCTCTGTTCCCGCGCGGCAAGTATTTCGGGGAGCTGTCGCCCATCGGCCCCGCCAATCTGGTCACCGTGACCCCGCGCGTGACGCTGGTGATCGCCGAACCGCTGACCGTGGCGCTCGCCGCCACGGGCTATTGGCGCCACGCCATTGCCGACGGGATTTACGCCATACCCGGCAACCTGATCCGGGCAGCCGGCAACAGCCGCGTGCGATCCATCGGGCAGGAACTGGAGGCATCGTTCAGCTGGCAGGCCTCGCCGGAGCTGGAGGTGTCGGGCGCGGTCTCCGCCTTTGCCGCCGGCGCCTTCCTGCGCGCGACCGGCCCGCACCGCACGGTCGGGCTGCTCGCCCTGGAAACCAACTTTCGCTTCTGA
- a CDS encoding YoaK family protein, producing MPDAVRPSPLPWLLLLLSLTTGLVDAVSVLGLGKVFTANMTGNVVFLGFALAGAPGFVIAPGLVALATFMGGALVAGRLGRAMGQRPLRRWLLIAAAFEAALLWTAAVIAAGYDVAELEPRGALYAIIGATAIAMGFRNATIRQLKVPDLTTTVLTLTITGIAADSTPAGGSNPNWGRRLGSVAAILGGAALGALLVVRTGSLVVPLFVAGALVLAGTAMCAVHPAARVPS from the coding sequence ATGCCAGATGCCGTCCGCCCGTCCCCGCTGCCATGGCTGCTGCTGCTGCTCTCGCTGACGACGGGCCTCGTCGATGCGGTCAGCGTGCTGGGGCTCGGCAAGGTGTTCACCGCCAACATGACGGGCAATGTCGTGTTCCTGGGGTTCGCTCTCGCGGGTGCGCCCGGCTTCGTCATCGCCCCCGGTCTCGTCGCGCTCGCCACCTTCATGGGTGGCGCGCTGGTCGCGGGGCGCCTCGGCCGGGCGATGGGCCAGCGCCCGCTCCGCCGTTGGCTGCTGATCGCCGCTGCGTTTGAGGCGGCCCTGCTCTGGACGGCGGCCGTCATCGCGGCGGGTTACGACGTGGCGGAGCTGGAGCCGCGCGGCGCGCTGTACGCGATCATCGGCGCGACTGCGATCGCGATGGGTTTCCGCAACGCCACGATCCGCCAGCTCAAGGTCCCCGACCTTACCACGACCGTGCTCACGCTCACCATCACCGGCATCGCGGCCGACTCAACCCCCGCTGGCGGCAGCAATCCGAACTGGGGTCGCCGGCTGGGCAGCGTCGCGGCGATCCTGGGCGGCGCGGCGCTGGGCGCGTTGCTGGTGGTCCGCACCGGATCGCTGGTCGTCCCGCTCTTCGTGGCCGGTGCGCTGGTGCTGGCGGGCACCGCCATGTGCGCGGTCCATCCCGCAGCACGCGTGCCGAGCTAG
- a CDS encoding TMEM175 family protein, whose translation MDSKRLEAFTDGVIAIIITIMVLDLAPPRAGDLTALRDSAPMFSAYLISFVNVGLYWTNHHHLMHATESVDGRVLWLNLALLFWLSLVPFVIRWNNDTDFAAGPTAAYGVVLGMAALCYELTEPAIIAFNGPQSRVARAIGRDRKGLVTIGLYVVAVPVAFVSREAALAGYIAVIALWFVPDRRMVTGD comes from the coding sequence ATGGACAGCAAGCGGCTGGAAGCGTTCACCGACGGGGTGATCGCGATCATCATCACGATCATGGTCCTCGACCTCGCGCCGCCACGGGCAGGCGATCTGACGGCGCTGCGGGACAGTGCGCCGATGTTCAGCGCCTACCTCATCAGCTTCGTCAATGTGGGGCTGTACTGGACCAACCACCATCACCTGATGCACGCGACCGAAAGCGTCGATGGCCGGGTGCTGTGGCTCAATCTGGCGCTGCTGTTCTGGCTCAGCCTGGTGCCGTTCGTCATCCGCTGGAACAACGACACCGACTTCGCGGCGGGGCCGACCGCGGCCTACGGCGTCGTGCTGGGGATGGCGGCGCTGTGCTACGAACTGACCGAACCGGCGATCATCGCCTTCAACGGGCCGCAATCGCGCGTGGCCCGGGCCATCGGGCGCGATCGCAAGGGTCTCGTCACCATCGGCCTGTATGTGGTGGCCGTGCCTGTCGCCTTTGTCAGTCGGGAGGCGGCGCTGGCAGGCTACATCGCCGTGATCGCGCTGTGGTTCGTGCCCGACCGGCGGATGGTGACGGGGGACTAG
- a CDS encoding aspartyl protease family protein, which translates to MMMRLDALVGAVLLAGAASAAMAQAPQAGQEVPSSPAIAGDRPTRAPDKPAAMPFELRDNLVVIGVTINGRPQAAVLDSGAGAVVIDQRLTAALGLAADAPGDEIAGGGAAAQQSRLVDIATLDIGPLGFAHLPGHSADLAQLSASAGFPIDLLIGAPAFRHGSVRVDYAQRLVTFGSSGGTCAAPIPFTLVENVPVVEAELRPAPGAEPVRLKLVVDLGTRHRAAIIGGPFLRSAAGQALMAAGAEGKVAHGVGGTVEGGLARVAELRVGDVRFTGLEVALTSGAPVFETGLLDGSLGVPLWQAGAIVFDYPAGTLCIER; encoded by the coding sequence ATGATGATGAGATTGGATGCACTGGTCGGCGCGGTGCTGCTGGCGGGGGCCGCATCTGCGGCAATGGCGCAGGCGCCGCAGGCCGGGCAGGAGGTGCCGTCCTCGCCCGCCATCGCCGGCGATCGGCCGACCCGCGCGCCTGACAAGCCGGCGGCCATGCCGTTCGAACTGCGCGACAACCTGGTGGTCATCGGCGTGACGATCAACGGCCGCCCTCAGGCCGCCGTGCTGGACAGCGGCGCCGGCGCCGTGGTCATTGACCAGCGATTGACCGCCGCTCTCGGCCTGGCGGCGGACGCGCCCGGCGACGAGATTGCGGGCGGCGGCGCGGCGGCGCAGCAATCCCGGCTGGTCGACATCGCGACGCTCGACATCGGGCCGCTCGGCTTCGCGCACCTGCCCGGCCATTCGGCGGATCTTGCGCAATTGTCGGCATCGGCCGGGTTCCCGATCGACCTGCTGATCGGCGCCCCTGCCTTCCGGCATGGTTCGGTGCGCGTCGACTACGCGCAGCGCCTCGTCACCTTCGGATCCAGCGGCGGCACTTGCGCCGCCCCGATCCCGTTTACCCTGGTGGAGAATGTACCTGTCGTGGAGGCGGAACTGCGGCCTGCGCCGGGGGCGGAGCCCGTTCGCTTGAAACTGGTCGTGGACCTTGGCACCAGGCACCGGGCGGCGATCATCGGCGGTCCGTTCCTCCGCAGCGCGGCAGGTCAGGCGCTGATGGCAGCGGGTGCGGAGGGCAAGGTCGCGCATGGCGTCGGCGGTACGGTCGAGGGCGGCCTCGCCCGCGTCGCGGAATTGCGGGTCGGGGACGTGCGGTTCACCGGGCTGGAGGTGGCGCTGACATCAGGCGCGCCGGTGTTCGAGACGGGCCTGCTCGACGGCTCGCTCGGCGTTCCCCTGTGGCAGGCGGGCGCGATCGTCTTCGATTATCCAGCCGGAACCTTGTGTATCGAACGATGA
- a CDS encoding glycerophosphodiester phosphodiesterase family protein: protein MASTLPLAAATAQPAIIAHRGASGERPEHTLAAYDRAIDAGADYIEPDLVVTADGVLVARHENEIGGTTDVADHPEFAARRTTKRIDGTDLTGWFVEDFTLAELRTLRARERIPELRPANTRFDGLYQVPTLAEIITLVRAREAETGRVIGLVPEIKHPTFLLDQGHDIAALGAAQLAAAGYDGADDPALIQCFEVGPIERLDALTGLRLVQLVSATGAPADRPEQPYATMLTPGGLAAMARHADVLGAELPLLLTADGAPAPLVAAAHEAGLQVHGWTLRRENRFLPEPLRRGDDPAAAGDYAALWRMLAHAGVDAVFTDNPADAVRARAARDHDVTP, encoded by the coding sequence ATGGCAAGCACCCTGCCCCTGGCCGCCGCCACGGCGCAGCCGGCGATCATCGCGCATCGCGGCGCCAGCGGCGAGCGGCCGGAACATACCCTGGCCGCGTATGACCGGGCGATCGATGCCGGTGCCGACTATATCGAACCGGACCTGGTGGTTACGGCGGACGGCGTACTGGTCGCCCGGCACGAGAACGAGATCGGCGGCACGACCGACGTCGCCGACCATCCCGAATTCGCCGCCCGGCGCACCACCAAGCGGATCGACGGCACCGACCTGACCGGCTGGTTCGTGGAAGACTTCACGCTGGCCGAGCTGCGCACTCTGCGCGCGCGGGAGCGGATTCCTGAACTGCGGCCCGCGAACACCCGGTTCGACGGGCTTTACCAAGTCCCCACCCTGGCGGAGATCATCACGCTGGTCCGCGCGCGGGAGGCGGAGACGGGCCGGGTGATCGGCCTGGTGCCGGAGATCAAGCATCCGACCTTCCTGCTGGACCAGGGTCATGACATCGCCGCGCTGGGCGCGGCGCAACTGGCGGCGGCCGGCTATGACGGCGCCGACGATCCGGCGCTGATCCAGTGCTTCGAGGTCGGCCCGATCGAACGGCTGGATGCCCTGACGGGCCTGAGGCTGGTACAATTGGTCAGCGCGACCGGCGCACCCGCCGACCGGCCGGAGCAGCCTTATGCCACGATGCTGACGCCGGGCGGCTTGGCCGCAATGGCCCGCCATGCCGACGTGCTGGGTGCGGAACTGCCGCTGCTGCTGACAGCCGACGGTGCGCCTGCCCCGCTGGTGGCGGCGGCCCACGAGGCCGGCCTACAGGTGCATGGCTGGACCCTGCGGCGGGAGAACCGGTTCCTGCCCGAACCCTTGCGGCGGGGCGACGATCCGGCGGCGGCGGGCGATTATGCGGCGCTGTGGCGGATGCTGGCACACGCCGGGGTGGATGCGGTATTCACCGACAATCCGGCCGATGCCGTCCGGGCGCGGGCGGCACGCGACCATGACGTGACCCCATAG